A genome region from Maridesulfovibrio salexigens DSM 2638 includes the following:
- the rdgC gene encoding recombination-associated protein RdgC — MPILSASTGITRYRILEDVSDDLIREIPEKLAKFAFMDIDHTAEERSFGWVNMDDMLDDKWAVSPPEKAQYFTFSLRLDTRRIQPAVLKKHFQIALNHELAEAKKEGKNFISRDRKREIKEQVTLKLRARSLPIPAVFDVVWNVPENRVYLAATNSKVMDLFTDHFSDTFELTLEPLTPFFLAMEMLGEEAVQKLESLDPTYFVG; from the coding sequence TTGCCAATACTTTCAGCCAGCACAGGAATCACCAGATACAGGATTCTGGAAGACGTCAGCGATGATCTGATCCGGGAAATACCCGAAAAATTAGCTAAATTCGCTTTCATGGATATCGACCATACCGCTGAAGAACGTTCCTTCGGCTGGGTAAATATGGATGATATGCTCGATGACAAATGGGCTGTCTCTCCGCCGGAAAAAGCCCAGTACTTCACATTTTCTCTGCGCCTTGATACCCGCAGAATCCAGCCGGCGGTACTGAAAAAACATTTCCAGATTGCTCTCAACCATGAGCTTGCTGAAGCCAAGAAAGAGGGAAAAAATTTCATCTCCCGCGACCGCAAAAGAGAAATTAAGGAACAAGTTACCCTTAAGCTGCGCGCACGCTCCCTGCCCATCCCGGCGGTCTTCGATGTTGTTTGGAACGTACCTGAGAACCGGGTTTACCTTGCTGCCACCAACTCCAAGGTTATGGATCTGTTCACTGATCATTTTTCAGACACTTTCGAACTGACTCTTGAACCACTGACTCCCTTCTTTCTGGCCATGGAAATGCTCGGCGAAGAGGCTGTACAGAAACTTGAATCGCTCGACCCCACCTACTTCGTAGGCTAG
- a CDS encoding arylesterase, producing the protein MAKITLAAFGDSLTEGYGLPAYSSLPAQLERKLLEEGFHVAINNFGLSGDTSADGLFRLANVIESEPNAAYIEFGANDCFQLMDPEQTKLNLSRMVETFQEANIPVLLLGFKPMNFTPQSYSSEFSSIFNDVADKFGVPLYPSLTEGIGEAPEYYQPDGVHPNSEGVAVMVNNMFPAFKSFLESISG; encoded by the coding sequence ATGGCTAAGATCACATTGGCGGCATTCGGGGACAGTTTAACTGAAGGTTACGGTCTTCCTGCTTACAGTTCCCTTCCGGCACAGCTTGAACGCAAACTGCTGGAAGAAGGCTTCCATGTGGCAATTAATAATTTCGGCCTGTCCGGGGACACTTCCGCGGACGGGCTATTTCGCCTTGCCAATGTTATCGAAAGCGAACCGAATGCTGCGTACATTGAATTCGGTGCAAATGACTGCTTTCAGCTCATGGACCCCGAGCAGACCAAGCTCAACCTGTCCCGCATGGTCGAAACATTTCAAGAAGCAAATATCCCGGTCCTGCTGCTTGGCTTCAAGCCCATGAACTTCACCCCGCAATCCTATTCATCCGAATTCAGCAGCATCTTTAATGACGTTGCCGACAAATTCGGAGTTCCCCTCTACCCGTCCCTGACAGAAGGAATCGGCGAAGCACCTGAATATTACCAGCCTGACGGCGTACATCCAAACAGCGAGGGTGTAGCAGTAATGGTCAACAACATGTTTCCTGCATTCAAATCTTTTCTGGAGTCCATCTCCGGGTAA
- a CDS encoding patatin-like phospholipase family protein, translated as MEKNSSPESATPENTTEEQSKGPKTPERPSVALIIGSEGIKSFCALPFIEYLQAEKINLDLVIGVSGGALLAGFMGAGYDLKQIQEVFSKTVDPRFYTDVDYNSVLEIASTGMGKFTAESGILKTDCLRRTYETLFKKTDISDLSPKTLIATTDLETGKPVILEEGNLAQAIYASSAIYPLMPPGNVDGRRLIDGAFSSPVPIMECVKRQIDIIIAIYFDDACNPEPDSFVSSYFNTSRIFKRSILTSQLPLSIDMHHHEIIPVYIKHPRPIELWEVKKLTEIVHAGKVAFTNKKTDFKEAVSEFKIKRKQREAERKEKEAELRLEQERAAAEEKRHEEALERMKQGTSVEEQPEHPEAEAPPKKRTFKIVKTRKDRRGSGI; from the coding sequence ATGGAAAAGAACAGTAGCCCCGAATCTGCCACACCCGAGAATACAACAGAAGAACAAAGTAAAGGGCCTAAAACCCCTGAGCGTCCTTCTGTTGCATTAATAATAGGTTCGGAAGGGATAAAATCATTCTGCGCTCTGCCTTTTATAGAATATCTGCAAGCAGAAAAGATTAACCTTGATCTCGTGATCGGGGTAAGCGGCGGTGCCCTTCTGGCCGGATTTATGGGCGCAGGATATGACCTCAAGCAAATTCAGGAAGTCTTTTCCAAAACCGTAGACCCACGCTTTTATACCGATGTAGACTATAATTCAGTGCTTGAGATCGCCAGCACCGGCATGGGCAAGTTCACTGCCGAATCCGGTATCCTTAAGACAGACTGTCTACGCCGAACTTACGAAACCCTGTTCAAAAAAACTGACATTTCCGACCTTTCTCCCAAAACCCTGATTGCCACCACCGATCTTGAAACCGGAAAACCGGTCATTCTTGAAGAAGGCAATCTTGCGCAGGCCATCTATGCCAGCAGCGCCATCTACCCGCTCATGCCGCCGGGAAATGTTGACGGCAGGCGACTCATAGATGGTGCATTCTCTTCACCTGTGCCGATCATGGAATGCGTTAAACGGCAGATAGACATCATTATCGCCATCTATTTTGACGATGCCTGCAACCCGGAGCCGGACAGTTTTGTTTCCAGCTACTTCAATACTTCACGCATCTTCAAACGTTCCATACTCACCAGCCAGCTTCCTCTTTCCATCGACATGCACCACCATGAAATCATCCCGGTCTACATCAAACACCCACGTCCTATAGAACTCTGGGAAGTAAAAAAACTAACTGAAATCGTTCACGCTGGAAAAGTAGCCTTCACGAACAAAAAAACAGATTTCAAGGAAGCTGTCTCAGAATTTAAAATTAAAAGAAAGCAGCGCGAGGCAGAACGGAAGGAAAAAGAAGCAGAACTGAGACTGGAACAGGAAAGAGCTGCTGCCGAAGAAAAAAGGCACGAAGAAGCTTTGGAGAGGATGAAACAAGGAACCTCTGTAGAAGAACAACCGGAACATCCTGAAGCAGAAGCCCCTCCCAAAAAGCGGACATTTAAAATCGTCAAAACACGCAAAGACCGAAGGGGAAGCGGTATATGA
- a CDS encoding ABC transporter substrate-binding protein, whose product MRIFVLLLAMICIPTPAHAGEIVLGVMFGLRDSQAPTAQEALNGALLAVKKINKSKNEIKIRLEIEATAGETTGILNGANKLTKSKGIIAATGIIDDNAALTAGPAFQAVQLPFLCTGAQADALSHMGSNIFSLAVPDIRTGQLLAEFTTNTMQINNIMLIRSDLADSTARQADSYARRFKRNSGNIMADMRITEQDPDLSVINSKLQELAPPQPTNSTVENDTVGVSDFADSAAGITVQKRETEPAKPQVEAVVIFAPANIAAKILGQLQKSKQTYSILGGTSFDTVPMQQPMQDYPSTIYFAAQAAIDSEAQLVRSFTDSYKELFGNPPQTGYAALGFDSIMLLAATAQKHGASSTAVRNGLSQIKDFEGVSGTISFQGNGAEKPLYVMQYISGQKSMATMLK is encoded by the coding sequence ATGAGAATTTTCGTATTACTACTGGCAATGATCTGCATCCCCACTCCAGCACATGCCGGAGAAATCGTACTGGGTGTTATGTTCGGCCTCCGTGACAGCCAAGCACCAACGGCTCAGGAAGCCTTGAACGGGGCACTGCTGGCGGTTAAGAAAATCAATAAATCAAAAAACGAAATAAAAATAAGACTTGAAATTGAAGCCACTGCCGGAGAAACAACCGGAATTCTCAACGGAGCCAACAAATTAACAAAATCCAAAGGAATTATCGCCGCCACCGGAATAATAGATGACAACGCCGCCCTCACAGCCGGCCCTGCATTTCAAGCGGTCCAACTTCCATTCCTGTGTACAGGAGCTCAAGCTGACGCGCTTTCCCATATGGGCTCTAATATTTTCAGCCTCGCCGTTCCAGACATACGAACAGGGCAACTGCTGGCAGAATTCACCACCAACACAATGCAAATCAACAACATAATGCTGATCCGCTCCGACCTTGCTGACAGCACTGCCCGTCAAGCAGACAGCTATGCCCGCCGCTTCAAACGCAACAGCGGTAATATTATGGCTGATATGCGCATCACCGAACAGGACCCGGACCTATCGGTCATCAACTCAAAACTTCAAGAATTAGCTCCCCCGCAACCGACTAACAGCACAGTAGAGAATGACACAGTTGGGGTCAGCGACTTTGCAGACAGTGCAGCAGGCATTACCGTCCAAAAACGAGAAACCGAACCAGCCAAGCCGCAGGTGGAAGCCGTTGTAATCTTTGCACCGGCCAACATTGCTGCGAAAATACTTGGACAACTGCAAAAATCCAAGCAGACATATTCAATACTCGGCGGGACATCATTCGACACCGTGCCCATGCAACAACCTATGCAAGACTACCCGTCAACTATCTATTTTGCAGCTCAGGCAGCCATAGACAGTGAAGCACAATTGGTGCGTTCTTTCACTGATTCCTACAAAGAACTGTTCGGTAATCCCCCCCAGACAGGCTACGCAGCCTTAGGTTTCGATTCCATCATGCTTCTGGCTGCGACAGCGCAAAAACATGGAGCATCATCCACAGCTGTACGCAATGGCCTGAGCCAGATTAAGGACTTCGAAGGAGTCAGCGGAACAATATCATTCCAAGGCAATGGAGCAGAAAAACCGCTATATGTGATGCAATACATATCAGGCCAAAAATCAATGGCGACAATGCTTAAATAA
- a CDS encoding TVP38/TMEM64 family protein, whose translation MHSEKSHSKKLILHGAVVMAFVGILSFAIEHYGEGHLSALTAWIDDSGNFAPVLFMLINVIGMVLVIPQTLFTVVAGVLFGAVKGTAMCLASMAVGSSLSFFLGRFVLRGRVFKKFRNDPNFMKMEMLSRKHPLKVLALSRIVPVVPYSIANYLWAATGVRFLPFLIMSVVCLIPETVFLTAGGHLLSAGVRMGTVNWEMVAVLAAAAVLIVLLVRAVKRSLEQG comes from the coding sequence ATGCATTCGGAAAAATCTCATTCAAAAAAACTGATTCTGCACGGTGCCGTTGTTATGGCATTCGTGGGTATTCTTTCTTTTGCAATTGAGCATTATGGTGAAGGTCATCTATCCGCGCTTACGGCATGGATTGATGACAGCGGTAATTTTGCACCCGTTCTGTTTATGCTTATTAATGTGATCGGCATGGTGCTGGTAATCCCCCAGACTCTTTTTACAGTGGTAGCCGGAGTCCTTTTCGGGGCTGTGAAAGGGACGGCCATGTGTCTGGCAAGTATGGCTGTGGGATCTTCTTTATCATTTTTTCTGGGAAGATTTGTTTTGCGCGGGCGTGTGTTTAAAAAATTTCGTAATGACCCTAATTTTATGAAGATGGAAATGCTCAGCCGTAAGCATCCGCTGAAGGTTTTGGCTTTAAGCAGGATTGTCCCTGTGGTTCCTTATTCTATTGCAAACTATCTTTGGGCAGCAACAGGAGTGCGTTTTCTGCCGTTCCTGATCATGAGTGTTGTTTGTTTGATTCCTGAGACGGTGTTTCTAACGGCAGGCGGGCATCTTTTATCTGCCGGAGTGCGCATGGGCACAGTGAATTGGGAAATGGTGGCAGTGCTGGCAGCCGCAGCAGTGCTGATAGTTCTTCTGGTTCGAGCCGTAAAGCGAAGTCTTGAGCAGGGCTGA
- a CDS encoding YcaO-like family protein — MRYELKLMDTLSGTGCFAAFPGPNLSFSEVLTYLEEHPYDEFMHRHMLDMLGKHRTRKIQKLIKEIKGDPKKKVLAALIYEAAITHPRLASLRAEVEATFDAEELKEYSPTLHLRSHLLEDQPLHNKWTSLFSDNMEMHEELPTIEEAGIEQLYKPEDLPSKDFTTASTIREQLANESKLPPAKERAPIEEVTANANKKLEAIGVFMGPQMRQKGCLSPFAVLHHWMVDNRTDNGSLSNSLRAIQTSYGRGFTFEQACVSCSMEVAERVSSYASIGKSGIANRTSSLPVSKGSYAEISKEVPAINPDDLGLEAPYEGQEIWWMPAEKFDGEKHVKAKVPVQHVFLFCNLDEQNLFSGLSSTGLASGNTMAEARLSGLLEVLERDCNTTTPFNKERCFTIESEDPEVQKHLDAMKESGIKVWFQDMTSELGVPCYTAFAVGKHGDINKGGGCSLSGKRALLSALTEIPYPFPGPPTSEIPEGLPVRKLEDLPELTTGSADGDVMVIENTLAANGFAPYYVDLTRKDLEIPVTRAIIPGLEIVSDLDKFSRISKRLYRNYLDIKNLL; from the coding sequence ATGCGCTACGAACTCAAACTCATGGACACCCTTTCCGGAACCGGATGCTTTGCCGCGTTCCCCGGTCCCAACCTGAGCTTCTCTGAAGTACTGACTTACCTGGAAGAACATCCATACGATGAATTCATGCACCGCCATATGCTGGATATGCTAGGCAAACACCGTACCCGCAAAATCCAGAAGCTGATCAAGGAAATTAAGGGCGATCCTAAAAAGAAAGTTCTTGCCGCCCTCATTTATGAAGCAGCCATCACCCATCCCCGCCTTGCCTCTTTACGTGCTGAAGTGGAAGCAACCTTTGATGCCGAAGAACTCAAAGAGTACAGCCCGACTCTGCACCTGCGTTCCCATCTTCTGGAAGACCAGCCCCTGCACAACAAGTGGACCAGCCTTTTCTCTGACAATATGGAAATGCACGAGGAACTGCCTACAATTGAAGAAGCCGGGATTGAACAGCTCTACAAACCTGAAGACCTGCCTTCCAAAGATTTCACCACAGCTTCCACCATTCGGGAACAACTGGCCAATGAATCAAAACTTCCCCCAGCCAAAGAACGCGCACCAATCGAGGAAGTAACCGCCAACGCCAACAAGAAACTTGAAGCTATCGGCGTTTTCATGGGCCCCCAGATGCGTCAGAAAGGATGCCTCAGCCCCTTTGCAGTGCTCCATCACTGGATGGTCGACAACCGCACAGACAACGGCAGTTTGAGCAACTCCCTGCGTGCCATCCAGACCAGTTACGGGCGCGGCTTCACCTTTGAGCAGGCATGCGTATCCTGTTCCATGGAAGTTGCCGAAAGGGTCAGCTCCTACGCAAGCATCGGCAAATCCGGCATCGCCAACCGTACATCCTCACTGCCTGTCAGCAAAGGATCATACGCAGAAATTTCCAAAGAAGTACCGGCAATCAACCCCGATGATCTCGGCCTTGAAGCTCCTTACGAAGGTCAGGAAATCTGGTGGATGCCTGCGGAGAAATTCGACGGAGAAAAGCATGTAAAGGCAAAAGTTCCGGTACAGCACGTATTCCTGTTCTGTAACCTTGATGAACAGAACCTGTTCAGCGGACTCAGCTCCACCGGACTTGCATCCGGCAACACCATGGCTGAAGCCCGCCTCAGCGGTCTGCTGGAAGTTCTGGAACGCGACTGCAACACCACTACTCCCTTTAATAAAGAAAGATGCTTCACCATTGAATCCGAAGACCCCGAAGTCCAGAAACATCTTGATGCCATGAAAGAAAGCGGTATTAAAGTATGGTTTCAGGATATGACATCTGAACTTGGTGTCCCCTGCTACACCGCTTTTGCTGTGGGCAAACATGGAGACATCAACAAAGGCGGCGGCTGTTCTCTTTCCGGCAAACGGGCCCTGCTCTCGGCACTCACCGAGATTCCATATCCATTCCCCGGACCGCCCACTTCTGAAATTCCTGAAGGGCTCCCGGTACGCAAACTGGAAGACCTGCCCGAACTGACCACCGGAAGTGCAGATGGCGATGTGATGGTTATCGAAAACACGCTGGCAGCAAACGGATTTGCCCCTTACTACGTGGACCTGACCCGCAAGGATCTCGAAATTCCGGTAACAAGGGCAATCATCCCCGGACTCGAAATTGTTTCCGATCTCGACAAGTTCTCACGCATCAGCAAAAGGCTGTACAGAAACTATCTCGACATAAAAAATCTTCTGTAA
- a CDS encoding Cache 3/Cache 2 fusion domain-containing protein yields the protein MKLNFNKKIIITFSLALIILSSILTSVSYFESINSLHDFGLSFLKNTAEQLSEEIELQNEVLQKLLHSESTILTEKIAKEGEIWIDKEQPHEATIYNQNSMLPTNEIIPTLMLGSSRIENNYSLVDGIRNASGAFATIFQLLPDKLLRISTNIIKKNGERAIMTYIPSSSPVYKAVKSGLPFYGRAVVLGEQLLTAYVPLKNKSGEIVAAVFTGVKILSPEFKNLIGNVSMAGKGYAFVYNTAGDILIHPSATGKNFKKESPKVWDHIKDIKNGLISYNYNDNDRNCFITYFEPWDWHVAVSLTNKEMYMGADSRLLYKNTGTATLGIILAICCVLYVLNRLMSPLRSLAKTTEKIANGDLNARCEYDSNDAIGETVKSVNTMVAELKSKLGFSDGVLKGITIPFIVTDAEGKINYCNNSLLEYAGRDGNPEDYYGEPLSYVFYNDRNKKSLTNTAIEEKKTIHNITATLINIKGTTKHGVFNAAPLYDLDENLIGAFSMVNDITEQKQQQQQIQEQTDRITEVAEQSINIAEQVSSAAAELSSQIDESSKGSHTQRELTAEAATAMEQMNVSVLEVANNAENAASLATESREKAGAGEDIVSEVVQVMDRLRVTTNALKQDMISLGKQADGIGQIITVINDIADQTNLLALNAAIEAARAGEAGRGFAVVADEVRKLAEKTVSATGEVSEYINNIQSSAHNNINTMEQATTAVEEATDLANNSGNALKEIVDFVSQSTDQIRSIATASEEQSAASEQIAQSTSQVNTIAEETAEAMNQSSLAVNELAQLAEELRVLVSSMR from the coding sequence ATGAAACTAAACTTCAACAAAAAAATTATTATCACATTCTCTTTAGCCTTAATCATTCTCAGCTCTATTCTAACTTCAGTAAGTTACTTCGAATCCATTAATTCGTTACATGATTTTGGATTATCGTTTCTAAAAAACACAGCAGAACAATTATCTGAAGAAATAGAACTGCAAAATGAGGTTCTCCAAAAGCTGCTGCATTCAGAAAGCACAATTTTAACAGAAAAGATTGCTAAAGAAGGTGAAATCTGGATTGATAAAGAACAGCCTCACGAAGCAACCATATACAACCAAAACAGCATGCTCCCTACAAATGAAATAATTCCTACATTAATGTTGGGGTCAAGCAGAATTGAAAACAACTACTCTCTGGTTGATGGCATACGAAATGCGTCAGGGGCATTCGCTACTATTTTTCAGCTTCTACCTGATAAACTTTTAAGAATTTCGACAAACATCATAAAAAAGAATGGCGAACGAGCCATTATGACCTATATTCCATCTTCAAGCCCTGTATACAAGGCAGTAAAATCTGGACTTCCTTTTTACGGCAGAGCTGTAGTTTTAGGTGAACAACTTTTGACAGCATATGTGCCTCTAAAAAATAAATCGGGAGAAATAGTCGCAGCAGTATTTACTGGTGTAAAGATCCTTAGTCCTGAATTCAAAAATCTCATAGGCAATGTCAGCATGGCTGGCAAAGGATATGCCTTCGTATACAACACTGCTGGCGACATTCTAATCCACCCATCAGCTACAGGTAAAAACTTCAAAAAAGAATCCCCGAAGGTATGGGACCACATAAAGGATATTAAAAATGGTCTAATTTCATACAACTACAACGATAATGATCGCAATTGTTTCATAACTTATTTCGAACCTTGGGATTGGCATGTCGCTGTCAGCTTAACAAATAAAGAAATGTATATGGGAGCAGACAGCCGGTTGCTATATAAGAATACTGGAACAGCAACACTAGGAATAATTCTAGCTATCTGTTGCGTATTATACGTACTAAATCGACTCATGAGTCCTCTTCGCTCGCTAGCTAAAACTACTGAAAAAATCGCTAACGGGGACTTAAATGCCCGATGTGAATACGACTCAAATGATGCTATTGGCGAAACAGTAAAATCAGTTAACACCATGGTAGCTGAACTTAAGAGTAAACTTGGATTCTCAGACGGAGTCCTTAAAGGAATCACAATTCCATTCATAGTGACCGATGCAGAAGGCAAAATAAACTACTGCAATAATTCTCTTCTAGAATACGCAGGCAGAGATGGCAATCCAGAAGATTATTACGGAGAGCCACTGAGCTATGTTTTTTATAATGACCGAAACAAAAAGAGCCTTACAAACACGGCCATAGAGGAAAAGAAAACAATACACAACATCACTGCTACCCTAATAAACATAAAAGGGACAACCAAACACGGAGTATTCAATGCAGCACCATTATATGACTTAGACGAAAATTTAATTGGTGCATTTAGTATGGTAAATGATATAACAGAACAAAAACAACAGCAGCAACAGATACAGGAACAAACAGACAGAATAACAGAAGTTGCTGAGCAATCAATAAATATCGCGGAACAGGTTTCATCTGCTGCAGCGGAGCTTTCTTCACAGATTGATGAATCCAGCAAAGGTTCACACACTCAAAGAGAGCTGACGGCCGAAGCAGCAACAGCGATGGAACAAATGAATGTTTCTGTTCTGGAGGTAGCCAATAATGCAGAAAATGCAGCTTCCTTAGCAACAGAATCTAGAGAAAAAGCAGGAGCAGGCGAAGACATTGTTTCTGAAGTAGTCCAGGTAATGGATAGATTACGTGTCACTACCAATGCCTTGAAACAAGACATGATATCCTTAGGAAAACAGGCAGATGGAATCGGCCAGATAATAACAGTCATCAATGACATAGCAGATCAAACCAACCTGCTAGCACTTAATGCAGCCATTGAGGCCGCACGTGCGGGAGAAGCAGGCAGAGGATTTGCTGTTGTTGCGGACGAAGTTCGTAAGTTAGCAGAAAAGACAGTAAGTGCGACAGGAGAAGTAAGTGAATATATTAACAATATCCAAAGCTCAGCCCACAACAATATAAACACCATGGAACAAGCAACTACTGCGGTTGAAGAGGCCACCGACCTTGCTAACAACTCAGGAAATGCTTTGAAGGAGATTGTGGACTTCGTTTCACAATCAACTGACCAAATAAGATCAATAGCAACAGCATCAGAAGAACAATCTGCAGCCAGTGAACAAATTGCTCAATCGACTTCTCAGGTTAATACCATTGCAGAAGAAACCGCCGAGGCAATGAATCAATCATCTCTGGCAGTCAATGAATTAGCTCAACTGGCTGAAGAGTTGAGAGTACTCGTCTCGTCGATGAGATAA
- a CDS encoding helix-turn-helix transcriptional regulator — MASQDFAVSIRDLDFKPLYVNDACLKLFGETREEWNKDNWEQRYQPEQINKLYDEVIPAVITGKKWRGDFKIITPDGTRKRVLSNWDAVYNNKKNIVCYYGIYSEVTRMSELKENLRKKNKFLNNIIDALPEPLVIKSSDGNIIAANKAYCCTIGKTRKDLKGKNDFDIFPDDVAKRLKEHDNKALHLDKSIIQEESIIKSNGEKVLFSTKRVSTNNDDGEKILICIARDITSERTLQKTVAESYHQLETYLTGLSYDLLRIQDDVAASVSKASAVQGLFENSNTTFNELINESQLKNKQPINPFITPTHLSPREYQVFLLLIQGKRIKEVANELDITGNTASTYRSRIMKKLNISSITELIQYAMRQGLI; from the coding sequence TTGGCTAGCCAAGATTTTGCCGTGAGTATACGAGATTTAGATTTTAAACCTCTATATGTGAATGATGCTTGTCTTAAACTATTTGGAGAAACTCGCGAAGAATGGAACAAAGACAATTGGGAACAAAGATATCAACCCGAACAAATAAACAAACTATACGATGAAGTCATACCAGCGGTAATCACAGGAAAAAAATGGCGTGGCGACTTTAAAATAATCACCCCAGACGGAACAAGAAAAAGAGTCCTAAGCAACTGGGATGCTGTATACAATAACAAAAAAAACATTGTATGTTACTATGGAATATACAGTGAAGTAACCCGCATGTCAGAGCTAAAAGAGAATCTCAGAAAAAAAAATAAATTCCTAAACAACATAATTGATGCTTTACCGGAACCTCTGGTTATTAAAAGCTCTGACGGAAATATAATTGCTGCAAACAAAGCTTACTGCTGCACCATAGGAAAAACCAGAAAAGACCTGAAAGGCAAAAACGACTTTGACATATTTCCAGATGATGTCGCTAAGAGATTAAAGGAACATGACAATAAGGCTCTACACTTAGACAAATCAATCATCCAAGAGGAAAGCATTATTAAAAGCAATGGAGAAAAAGTTCTATTTTCAACTAAAAGAGTGTCCACGAACAATGACGATGGAGAGAAAATATTAATATGCATAGCCCGCGACATCACGAGTGAACGGACTTTACAAAAGACAGTCGCTGAATCTTACCACCAATTGGAGACCTACCTTACCGGACTGAGTTACGATTTACTACGAATCCAGGATGACGTGGCTGCAAGCGTATCAAAAGCCTCAGCAGTACAAGGCTTATTTGAGAATTCCAACACAACATTCAATGAACTAATTAACGAATCACAATTAAAAAACAAACAACCGATCAACCCATTTATAACCCCAACACACCTTTCTCCAAGAGAATATCAAGTTTTTTTACTTTTAATTCAGGGCAAACGAATTAAAGAAGTAGCAAATGAACTTGACATTACTGGAAACACCGCCAGCACCTACCGAAGTCGCATAATGAAGAAACTAAATATTTCTTCCATAACAGAATTAATTCAATACGCTATGCGCCAAGGGTTGATTTAA
- a CDS encoding histidine kinase dimerization/phospho-acceptor domain-containing protein, with the protein MKTEEYFHILDNMNEGYAVINVSCSKFKITYSYHIEKANNAFLKITEAEECNVNGKNICVFFKTKEENIYDHFDYVYRNLKSKIIEIYSETISKTISIKIFPISTIKIGCIVNEVQSLNKLKTDKNYIPSSAIEFLRILNHEIRTPLNGIMGMLQLMSDTTLNAEQINFLNIGATAANRLNSFVDILSLSRSTKDIPAAYDDIYFKLNAETQPVALMGGNLLQSKTKRIQSEQLYEKEFEPSNLCSSTTASTSS; encoded by the coding sequence ATGAAAACAGAAGAATATTTTCATATTTTAGATAATATGAACGAAGGATATGCCGTAATAAACGTATCTTGTTCAAAATTCAAAATAACATACAGCTATCATATTGAAAAAGCAAACAATGCTTTTTTAAAAATCACTGAAGCAGAAGAATGCAATGTGAATGGCAAAAATATATGTGTTTTCTTCAAAACCAAAGAAGAAAACATATACGACCATTTTGACTACGTTTATAGAAATCTAAAAAGCAAAATCATTGAAATATATTCTGAAACAATTTCCAAAACAATAAGTATAAAAATATTCCCTATTTCAACGATCAAAATAGGGTGCATTGTTAATGAAGTGCAAAGCTTAAACAAGCTTAAAACTGATAAGAACTACATTCCGTCCAGCGCAATAGAATTCCTGAGAATCCTCAACCATGAAATCAGAACCCCGTTGAATGGCATTATGGGGATGCTACAATTGATGAGCGACACGACACTGAACGCAGAACAAATCAATTTTCTAAATATTGGAGCAACTGCAGCAAACAGACTCAATTCTTTTGTCGATATCCTAAGTCTTTCTCGTTCAACAAAAGATATCCCCGCTGCCTATGACGATATTTATTTTAAGCTGAACGCCGAAACTCAGCCTGTCGCATTAATGGGAGGAAATCTCCTACAATCCAAAACCAAAAGAATTCAGTCTGAACAATTATATGAAAAAGAGTTTGAACCAAGTAATTTGTGCTCCAGTACAACAGCTTCTACATCAAGCTAA